The following are encoded in a window of Salinibacter ruber DSM 13855 genomic DNA:
- a CDS encoding potassium channel family protein yields MNDWQRRVAAATGVVAMTLLTYAFVYQWGMAVYEDQSVMYIQALQVVIEAITTAGFGSHAPWSSPQMNAMVLFMNLTGVLFVFLAIPLFAVPVLQDAFEHRPPETFSGSDHVVLAPHTPRIEALIDELEAQGREYILLEPRRERARTLHVDGYPVVHGDPESVSALEGVDLQAASALVVDGRDEVDTSVILSAREISDEVQTVAVIEDEALEPYHRMAGTDRVLSPRQLLGKGLAGEIPFLLRMAEDTTIGIGEDLEVAELDIEPGSPLCDQTIGELRLRERFGIDVIGAWFDGAFESPVGPSTTVSCRARLLVSGGPDRIQALRREDSSTLQLRKRQRVIVVGYGQSGQAAVDVLADTEARVTIVDAKDRPDVDVVGDARDPGVYKEADAGTADAIMIDLDDDTTTLFATLIARDANPAAHIVARANAEENVRKIYRAGADYVQSLASISGRMMAATVLEREEVLSFRTKIDVVRLPAGRLAGRTLAGEDVRARTGCTVVATVRDGDVITSLDPEAFVVEADDELVVVGTDEGVQRFEERFLQ; encoded by the coding sequence ATGAATGACTGGCAGCGACGTGTTGCGGCGGCGACGGGAGTCGTGGCGATGACGCTCCTAACGTACGCCTTCGTGTACCAGTGGGGCATGGCGGTGTACGAGGATCAGTCGGTGATGTATATCCAGGCACTGCAGGTGGTGATCGAGGCAATCACGACGGCGGGGTTTGGGAGCCACGCCCCCTGGTCGAGCCCACAGATGAACGCGATGGTGCTCTTCATGAACCTGACGGGGGTGCTGTTTGTCTTTCTCGCCATCCCGCTGTTTGCCGTGCCGGTGCTGCAAGATGCCTTCGAGCACCGCCCGCCGGAGACGTTTTCCGGGTCGGATCACGTCGTGCTTGCGCCCCACACGCCCCGCATTGAGGCGCTGATCGATGAGCTCGAGGCACAGGGCCGGGAGTACATCCTCCTTGAGCCGCGTCGCGAGCGGGCCCGGACGCTTCACGTCGACGGGTACCCGGTCGTGCACGGGGATCCGGAGTCGGTATCGGCGCTCGAGGGCGTTGACCTCCAGGCCGCCTCGGCGCTGGTGGTCGACGGGCGGGACGAGGTGGACACGAGCGTGATTCTTTCCGCGCGCGAAATCAGCGACGAGGTTCAGACCGTGGCCGTCATCGAAGACGAGGCGCTCGAACCCTACCACCGGATGGCGGGAACCGACCGTGTGCTCTCCCCGCGTCAGCTGCTGGGCAAGGGGCTGGCCGGGGAGATCCCGTTCCTGCTCCGCATGGCGGAGGATACGACGATCGGCATCGGCGAGGACCTGGAGGTTGCCGAGCTCGACATTGAGCCGGGAAGCCCGCTCTGCGACCAGACGATCGGCGAGCTCCGGCTGCGCGAGCGCTTCGGAATTGATGTGATTGGCGCCTGGTTCGACGGCGCGTTCGAGAGCCCCGTCGGCCCGAGTACCACCGTCAGTTGCCGGGCGCGCCTCCTCGTATCCGGGGGCCCCGACCGCATCCAGGCGTTGCGGCGCGAAGACAGCTCGACGCTTCAGCTGCGGAAGCGGCAGCGTGTCATCGTCGTCGGGTACGGACAGTCCGGCCAGGCGGCGGTCGACGTGCTGGCCGACACGGAGGCCCGGGTGACGATCGTCGACGCGAAGGATCGCCCGGACGTAGATGTCGTGGGCGACGCCCGGGATCCCGGGGTGTACAAAGAGGCCGATGCCGGAACGGCCGACGCCATCATGATCGATCTCGACGACGACACGACCACCCTGTTCGCCACACTCATCGCGCGGGACGCCAATCCCGCTGCGCACATCGTTGCCCGCGCGAACGCAGAGGAAAACGTGCGGAAGATCTACCGGGCCGGCGCGGACTATGTGCAGTCCCTCGCGTCCATCAGCGGGCGGATGATGGCCGCGACCGTCCTGGAGCGGGAAGAGGTCCTCTCGTTCCGGACGAAGATTGACGTGGTGCGCCTCCCGGCGGGCCGCCTGGCCGGGCGCACGCTCGCCGGAGAAGATGTGCGGGCCCGCACGGGCTGTACCGTCGTCGCGACGGTGCGCGACGGGGACGTGATCACGTCGCTCGATCCCGAGGCGTTCGTGGTTGAGGCGGACGACGAGCTCGTCGTCGTGGGCACGGACGAGGGGGTGCAGCGCTTCGAAGAGCGCTTTCTCCAGTAG
- a CDS encoding potassium channel family protein — MHRFVIVGLGNFGASVAEALYSHGHDVIAVDVDEQAVDDIAPHCSRAAVGDGREAATLEEIGAEAADAAVVSTGDDITASILATMALQDLGVDVVYVKVISDNHARIMRQLGATEAVFPERDSAFNLASRISEKGVVNYVRMGRNLSVQELVVPEEWRGHTLRELDVRAEYGVSVVGIHETTIDDMIVPPNPDDTLRHTDTLILAGTDEAIEKVADLASATAEEAE; from the coding sequence ATGCATCGGTTCGTCATCGTAGGCCTTGGCAACTTCGGGGCCAGTGTTGCGGAGGCGCTGTACAGCCACGGCCACGATGTCATCGCCGTGGACGTCGACGAGCAGGCCGTCGACGACATCGCGCCGCACTGCTCCCGCGCGGCGGTGGGGGACGGGCGGGAGGCCGCCACGCTGGAGGAAATTGGCGCGGAGGCGGCGGATGCCGCCGTCGTGAGCACCGGCGACGACATCACGGCGAGCATCCTGGCTACGATGGCGCTGCAGGATCTGGGGGTGGACGTTGTCTACGTGAAGGTCATTTCGGACAACCACGCCCGCATCATGCGGCAGCTCGGCGCAACCGAGGCGGTCTTCCCGGAGCGCGACTCGGCCTTCAACCTGGCCAGCCGCATTTCGGAAAAGGGGGTCGTCAATTACGTGCGGATGGGCCGCAACCTCAGTGTGCAGGAGCTGGTGGTGCCGGAGGAGTGGCGGGGCCACACGCTCCGCGAACTCGACGTGCGGGCCGAGTACGGCGTATCGGTCGTGGGCATCCACGAGACGACGATCGACGACATGATCGTACCCCCCAATCCGGACGATACACTTCGGCACACCGACACCCTAATTCTGGCGGGGACGGACGAGGCGATTGAAAAGGTCGCCGACCTGGCCAGCGCCACGGCGGAGGAGGCGGAGTAG
- a CDS encoding APC family permease, with the protein MPESSANQEELERTLGLVPALAIGTGTMVGAGIFVFPGLAAGRAGPAAMLSFAIGAVIALLVALPTSELATAMPESGGGYFFVSRALGTLLGCMVGVGQWLGLIFASAFYLIGFGHYLSDLARELGVTLPLPVVGLAFGMGILLTGVSVTGTENTGDLQNWIVGSLLAILAGFLGHGGLDALGVFGRQQTPEAFFPYGTMPVLTTAALVFTSYLGFVQIATVAGEIKAPSRNLPRSMIGSVLLVGTLYVLTIFISTSLLGSESLAEMGETAAVNVGRSIAGTFGAAALLGGGLLATLSSANASILSASRSIYALSRDELVPSQVERINRRYRTPHVALLLTGGIIVALILFGRVEVLAEVASLLHLFMYGLICVALLVLRQSPPSGYQPSFRCPGYPVVPVLGALTSFGLVAFMNPLSIAIGGGILLATAGWYLLYARAVTISEISSS; encoded by the coding sequence ATGCCGGAGTCTTCTGCGAACCAGGAGGAACTGGAGCGTACGCTCGGGCTGGTCCCCGCCCTGGCCATCGGCACCGGGACCATGGTCGGGGCCGGCATCTTCGTGTTTCCGGGGCTCGCGGCAGGCAGGGCCGGGCCGGCGGCCATGCTCTCCTTCGCCATCGGGGCCGTCATCGCCCTGCTGGTGGCCCTGCCCACGTCCGAACTCGCTACGGCCATGCCCGAGAGCGGTGGGGGATACTTTTTCGTCTCCCGCGCCCTCGGCACCCTCCTCGGCTGCATGGTCGGCGTCGGGCAGTGGCTGGGCCTGATCTTCGCCTCGGCGTTCTACCTGATCGGCTTCGGGCACTACCTGTCCGACCTGGCCCGCGAGTTGGGCGTCACCCTCCCCCTTCCCGTGGTGGGCCTGGCCTTCGGCATGGGCATTCTCCTGACGGGCGTCAGCGTCACGGGGACGGAGAACACGGGCGACCTGCAGAACTGGATCGTGGGCAGCCTGCTCGCCATCCTCGCGGGCTTCCTCGGCCACGGCGGGCTGGATGCGCTCGGCGTCTTCGGGCGGCAGCAGACGCCGGAGGCATTCTTCCCGTACGGCACCATGCCCGTCTTGACCACCGCGGCGCTGGTGTTTACCTCCTACCTCGGCTTCGTGCAGATTGCCACCGTGGCGGGGGAGATCAAGGCCCCGAGCCGAAACCTGCCCCGGTCGATGATTGGAAGCGTGCTGCTCGTGGGGACGCTCTACGTGCTCACGATCTTTATCAGCACCAGCCTGCTAGGCAGCGAGTCCCTCGCCGAGATGGGGGAAACGGCCGCCGTGAACGTGGGGCGCAGCATCGCCGGGACGTTCGGCGCCGCGGCCCTCCTGGGCGGCGGGCTGCTCGCCACGCTGTCGAGCGCCAACGCCTCCATCCTGAGCGCCTCCCGCTCCATCTACGCCCTGAGCCGGGATGAGCTCGTGCCGAGCCAGGTCGAGCGCATCAACCGGCGGTACCGCACGCCGCACGTGGCGCTGCTCCTGACCGGCGGAATCATCGTGGCCCTCATCCTCTTCGGGCGCGTGGAGGTGCTGGCCGAGGTCGCCTCGCTGCTGCACCTCTTCATGTACGGCCTCATCTGCGTGGCCCTCCTCGTCCTTCGGCAGTCGCCCCCCAGTGGGTACCAGCCCTCCTTTCGGTGCCCCGGATATCCGGTCGTGCCCGTCCTCGGCGCCCTCACGAGCTTCGGGCTCGTGGCCTTCATGAACCCGCTGTCGATTGCAATCGGGGGCGGGATCCTGCTCGCCACGGCAGGATGGTACCTCCTCTACGCGCGTGCCGTCACCATTTCTGAGATCTCGTCGTCATGA
- a CDS encoding potassium channel family protein — protein sequence MSVSGKDLRIIIAGGGEVGFRTAEFLDERGHDVVVIERDPDRCQEIADEYVATIIEGDATLPEIFQQAGPEQADVLAAMSDHPLTNLAVCMIGQRMNPDLHTVMRTDAETGNAHAELVDAVIYPRRASALLAVNAILSGDVRSLEHAMGVLDIAEVRIGEDAPVVGKVLDEISLPEGSLVVSDVEGARVARADTVMKAGQRYIVAAEPDVIEEVMRLLRG from the coding sequence ATGAGCGTATCCGGAAAAGACCTTCGCATCATTATCGCCGGCGGCGGCGAGGTTGGCTTTCGCACGGCCGAATTTCTCGACGAGCGCGGGCACGATGTCGTCGTCATCGAACGCGACCCCGACCGGTGTCAGGAAATTGCCGACGAGTACGTGGCGACCATCATCGAGGGCGACGCGACCCTGCCCGAGATCTTCCAGCAGGCCGGGCCGGAACAGGCCGACGTTCTGGCGGCGATGTCGGACCATCCGCTGACCAACCTCGCCGTGTGCATGATCGGCCAACGGATGAACCCGGACCTCCACACCGTGATGCGGACCGATGCCGAGACGGGCAACGCCCACGCCGAGCTCGTCGACGCGGTGATCTATCCGCGGCGGGCCAGTGCGCTGCTGGCGGTCAACGCCATTTTGTCCGGGGATGTGCGCTCGCTGGAGCACGCCATGGGGGTGCTCGACATCGCGGAGGTGCGCATCGGGGAGGACGCGCCGGTGGTGGGCAAAGTGCTGGACGAGATCAGCCTCCCGGAAGGCAGTCTCGTGGTGAGCGACGTGGAGGGGGCGCGCGTGGCCCGGGCCGACACGGTGATGAAGGCCGGCCAACGCTACATCGTGGCCGCCGAGCCGGACGTCATCGAGGAGGTGATGCGGCTGCTGCGAGGATAG
- a CDS encoding universal stress protein, with protein MSSITPPSSILVDVELPEPESLSPALIDALSPLRVVLLGWFSVPEQTSPAQARDQFGAEAEDTLGAAARRFEEAGAEVTTRLVFTGDELDTISRVSVEESCDAVLIPGPVEQLRRVLVPLRGIQNVREIAPFVADLCQDGTARVTLLHILEGDETTAASREDVLEPAAERMRSAGIEAGLLELNSVAADSPADTIVEWAGEHDLVVLGETQPSVREVLFGTMPEQIVEAVNVPIIVVRHGEEAAEMAERATQAD; from the coding sequence ATGAGCTCGATTACGCCGCCGTCCTCCATTCTCGTGGACGTGGAACTGCCCGAACCGGAGTCGTTGTCGCCGGCACTCATCGACGCACTGTCGCCCCTGCGCGTGGTCCTCCTCGGGTGGTTTTCGGTGCCGGAGCAGACGAGCCCGGCCCAGGCGCGGGACCAGTTCGGCGCCGAGGCCGAGGACACGCTCGGCGCGGCGGCGCGGCGGTTCGAAGAGGCCGGGGCGGAGGTCACCACGCGCCTCGTGTTTACGGGCGACGAGCTGGACACCATCAGTCGGGTGAGCGTGGAGGAGTCCTGCGACGCCGTGCTGATTCCCGGCCCGGTGGAGCAGTTGCGCCGCGTCCTCGTGCCGCTGCGCGGGATCCAGAACGTGCGGGAGATCGCCCCCTTCGTCGCCGACCTCTGCCAGGACGGCACCGCCCGGGTGACTCTCCTCCACATTCTCGAAGGAGACGAAACGACCGCCGCCTCGCGCGAGGACGTGCTGGAGCCCGCCGCGGAGAGGATGCGGAGCGCCGGCATCGAAGCGGGCCTGCTGGAACTCAATTCCGTGGCCGCCGACAGCCCGGCCGACACCATCGTGGAGTGGGCCGGCGAGCACGACCTCGTGGTGCTGGGCGAGACCCAGCCCTCGGTCCGAGAGGTGCTCTTCGGCACGATGCCGGAACAGATCGTAGAGGCCGTTAACGTGCCGATCATCGTGGTACGCCACGGGGAGGAGGCGGCCGAAATGGCCGAGCGGGCCACCCAGGCAGACTGA
- a CDS encoding APC family permease, which translates to MAQSGDRSPTARLGLLDATMVGMGAMIGAGIFVLTGLAAEIAGPAAILVFALNGVVTVLTGISYAELASAIPKSGGGYVFVREVFSGPTSFLMGWMLSFAYMIAGALYALGFSSNFVEFVHLYWAGLPTGPVWHILYALTVVGLFALLNAVSTEASGGAETVVTIIKIIILLVFAGFGAFAVEGSNFEPFFAKDDSSVAILKAMGLTFIAFEGYDLIATVTEEVENPRENIPKAIFISLVATVAIYLIVVWVAIGTLGAEELGRAGETGIAEAATSFMPTIPLLGEGAALIVFGAVFSTVSALNAVVIASSRVVFAMGREDQLPNPLGQISARFGTPLAAVVVSAAVMLGSVVFLPIEQVGRVSSLFFLVSFVVVNWSVIRLRNRRPNMRRPFEMPFYPAIPILAIVLNLVLAYFLLRDDPYTLVLGVGWIAIGGLVYAALQWRRTETEAAGA; encoded by the coding sequence ATGGCTCAGTCAGGGGACCGATCTCCAACGGCACGCCTGGGGCTTCTCGACGCCACGATGGTGGGGATGGGGGCCATGATTGGGGCGGGCATCTTCGTTCTTACGGGACTGGCCGCGGAGATTGCGGGGCCGGCGGCCATCCTGGTCTTTGCACTCAACGGGGTGGTGACGGTCCTCACGGGCATCTCGTACGCGGAGCTCGCGAGTGCCATTCCGAAGAGCGGCGGCGGGTACGTGTTTGTCCGAGAGGTCTTTTCGGGGCCGACCTCGTTTCTCATGGGGTGGATGCTCTCGTTTGCCTACATGATTGCGGGGGCGCTCTACGCGCTCGGGTTTTCCTCCAACTTCGTCGAGTTCGTCCACCTGTACTGGGCGGGGCTGCCCACGGGGCCCGTGTGGCACATTCTGTACGCCCTGACGGTGGTCGGCCTCTTTGCCCTGCTCAACGCCGTCTCCACGGAAGCCAGCGGCGGGGCGGAGACCGTCGTCACCATCATCAAGATCATCATCCTGCTCGTCTTCGCCGGGTTTGGCGCCTTTGCCGTGGAGGGGAGCAACTTCGAGCCGTTCTTCGCGAAGGACGACTCCTCGGTCGCAATATTGAAGGCGATGGGCCTCACGTTCATCGCCTTCGAGGGGTACGACCTCATCGCCACCGTCACCGAAGAGGTCGAAAACCCCCGGGAGAACATCCCGAAGGCGATCTTTATCAGCCTCGTTGCCACGGTGGCCATTTATCTGATCGTCGTATGGGTGGCCATCGGCACGCTCGGGGCCGAAGAGCTCGGGCGGGCCGGCGAAACGGGCATCGCGGAGGCCGCGACGAGCTTCATGCCGACGATTCCGCTGCTGGGGGAGGGCGCCGCGCTCATCGTCTTCGGTGCCGTCTTTTCGACGGTGAGTGCCCTCAACGCCGTCGTCATCGCGTCCAGCCGGGTCGTGTTCGCGATGGGGCGGGAGGATCAACTTCCGAATCCCCTCGGCCAGATCAGTGCGCGGTTTGGCACCCCCCTCGCGGCCGTCGTCGTGAGCGCCGCCGTGATGCTCGGAAGCGTGGTCTTCCTGCCCATCGAGCAGGTGGGGCGCGTGTCGAGCCTCTTCTTCCTCGTCTCGTTCGTGGTGGTCAACTGGAGCGTCATCCGCCTGCGCAACCGGCGCCCCAACATGCGCCGCCCCTTCGAGATGCCGTTCTACCCGGCCATCCCCATCCTCGCCATCGTGTTAAACCTCGTGCTCGCCTACTTCCTGCTCCGCGACGACCCGTACACGCTGGTGCTGGGGGTGGGGTGGATCGCAATCGGCGGTCTCGTGTACGCGGCACTGCAGTGGCGCCGGACGGAAACGGAGGCGGCCGGGGCGTAA
- a CDS encoding DUF3124 domain-containing protein, protein MRFPSPPRRLTLPLVLVLVGALCACGPSDRDANIEPPASHLDSLPTAPSSSPSNRGAPTTRVRSQTLYVPAYSHIYVRDAQRSMNLATTLSIRNTSPDRPLVLSTIDYYDSSGEYVRAYLDTPRTLKPLASTYVVVDTDDIRGGVGANFIVRWHAKQPVAPPVVETLMITGANTQGISFRSAARVLREERIPADTSRHRSDADL, encoded by the coding sequence ATGCGGTTTCCGTCTCCGCCTCGTCGGCTGACACTTCCACTGGTCCTCGTTCTGGTCGGGGCGCTTTGCGCGTGTGGGCCCTCCGACCGGGATGCGAATATCGAGCCGCCTGCCTCCCACCTCGACAGTCTGCCGACGGCCCCCTCCTCGTCCCCCAGCAACCGGGGAGCACCGACGACGCGCGTCCGGAGCCAGACGCTCTACGTGCCCGCCTACTCTCACATTTACGTCCGGGATGCCCAGCGGTCCATGAACCTGGCGACGACCCTTAGCATCCGCAACACGAGCCCGGATCGCCCTCTCGTCTTGTCAACCATCGACTACTACGACAGCAGCGGCGAGTACGTGCGTGCCTACCTCGACACGCCCCGCACCCTGAAGCCGCTCGCCTCCACGTACGTCGTGGTGGACACGGACGACATCCGGGGCGGCGTGGGGGCCAACTTCATCGTGCGGTGGCACGCGAAGCAGCCGGTCGCGCCGCCCGTTGTGGAGACGCTCATGATCACCGGCGCCAACACACAGGGCATCTCGTTCCGGTCTGCCGCCCGCGTGCTGCGTGAAGAGCGCATCCCTGCGGATACGAGCAGGCACCGCTCCGACGCAGACTTGTGA
- a CDS encoding IS1-like element ISSru2 family transposase (programmed frameshift), whose product MIKETHECRECGSSNIIKNGHSASGSQQYHCKDCGAHKVLDPEPRGYSEEEKEKILRAYRERGSKRAISRIFGISRNTLNRWLGKKGHEADSVAEGLRPARDNDTLELDECWTYVRKRSNKRWLWVALCRRTRQVVAFVIGDRSAKTCARLWSRIPEGYRKGRSFSDFWKSYRPVFEDDSSHRQVGKSSGELAHVERFFGRLRQKLARYVRRTRAASQSERMLHLTTKLFVEWYNEAIT is encoded by the exons ATGATCAAAGAGACCCATGAGTGTAGGGAGTGCGGCTCCTCGAACATTATCAAAAACGGCCACAGCGCGAGCGGCTCTCAGCAATACCACTGCAAGGATTGTGGGGCCCATAAGGTGCTCGATCCGGAGCCGCGGGGCTATTCCGAGGAGGAGAAAGAGAAGATTCTCCGGGCTTACCGTGAACGCGGGTCAAAACGAGCAATCAGTCGCATTTTTGGGATCAGTCGCAATACTCTGAACCGGTGGCTTG GAAAAAAGGGACACGAAGCCGACTCAGTAGCTGAGGGCCTCCGGCCAGCCAGGGACAACGACACCCTTGAACTCGACGAATGCTGGACATACGTCCGAAAACGGTCGAACAAACGGTGGCTCTGGGTCGCTCTATGCCGTCGAACTCGACAGGTCGTAGCATTTGTGATCGGAGACCGCTCGGCAAAAACCTGCGCACGGCTCTGGAGCCGGATTCCGGAGGGCTACCGGAAAGGCCGAAGTTTCAGCGACTTCTGGAAGTCCTATCGCCCAGTTTTTGAAGACGATTCCAGCCATCGGCAGGTCGGAAAGTCCAGTGGCGAGTTGGCACATGTGGAACGGTTTTTTGGGCGACTGCGGCAAAAGCTGGCACGGTACGTCCGTCGGACGCGAGCGGCCTCCCAGTCAGAACGAATGCTCCATCTGACGACAAAACTGTTCGTGGAGTGGTACAACGAAGCCATCACTTAA
- a CDS encoding Na-K-Cl cotransporter, translated as MKPDLDSLQRSAEADQEEVVASGKPGGLGTFGGVFTPSILTILGVIMYLRFGWVVGNAGLLGTLLIVTISTGITFLTALSIAAIATDQRVRVGGAYYMISRSLGIEIGGAVGIPLYIAQGLSVALYTVGFAESVINAFPTLSTLSVLGLSGIQIVGLIITILVAVLALGSPNIAIKAQYFILAAIVVSLVSLVAGSPVEQSDIRMWGAVDANQAAGFWEVFAVFFPAVTGIMAGVNLSGDLENPNKAIPWGTFGAVGVGYLVYMTLPLLLGLWANSATLIEDTLIMRRMAWWGDAILLGVWGATLSSAIGSILGAPRVLQALALDGVLPQSLKWLGKGAGEENIPRGGTVLTLGLALGAVMMGNLNAIAPVLTMFFLTTYAVLNVAAGVETFLDSPSFRPEFKVHWSLSLLGAAGCTAVMFLINWWATLIAIVFVFAVFAWLQRRSLRATWGDVRQGLWMSLTRAGLLHLNADPDPKNWRPHILVLSGAPRRRWPVIELASALTHNQALMTVGTVLRPSEASDFEAQREAEATLREYLGSRGVQSLVRTTTAEDPFAGGERLIEDYGLGVLKPNTIMLGHTEDPTHHEQFCTLIKHLYAARRNVAVLRGGNQGFGNRERIDVWWSGLKGNGGLMKILAYLLQTNLEWQNAQVRVNVVADDDEEAEEQRQTVGPILDQLRTGAALNVIEADGRIFDEIVHDASADADIVFLGMATPDEEGDYVTYYTRLHERTAGLPPTVFVLAAEEISFRDVLA; from the coding sequence ATGAAACCCGACCTCGATTCACTCCAACGCTCCGCCGAGGCCGACCAGGAGGAGGTCGTGGCGTCGGGAAAGCCCGGCGGCCTCGGAACGTTCGGCGGCGTGTTTACGCCGTCGATCCTGACGATCCTCGGCGTCATCATGTACCTGCGGTTCGGGTGGGTGGTCGGCAATGCCGGATTGCTGGGGACGCTGCTCATCGTCACCATCTCGACGGGCATTACCTTCCTCACGGCGCTCTCGATCGCAGCCATCGCCACGGACCAGCGGGTACGCGTCGGGGGGGCGTACTACATGATCAGCCGGTCGCTTGGGATCGAGATCGGCGGGGCCGTGGGCATCCCGCTCTACATCGCACAGGGGCTCTCCGTGGCCCTCTACACGGTTGGGTTTGCCGAAAGCGTCATCAACGCGTTTCCGACGCTCAGCACACTGAGCGTGCTGGGCCTCTCTGGGATTCAAATCGTGGGCCTCATCATCACGATTCTCGTGGCGGTGCTCGCCCTCGGGTCTCCGAATATCGCCATCAAGGCGCAGTACTTCATTCTCGCGGCCATTGTGGTCTCGCTGGTGTCGCTGGTGGCGGGGAGCCCGGTGGAGCAATCCGACATTCGGATGTGGGGGGCCGTAGACGCCAATCAGGCCGCGGGCTTCTGGGAGGTGTTCGCCGTCTTCTTTCCGGCGGTGACCGGCATCATGGCGGGCGTCAACCTGTCCGGCGACCTCGAAAACCCCAATAAGGCCATTCCGTGGGGCACCTTCGGGGCCGTGGGGGTGGGGTACCTCGTCTACATGACGCTGCCCCTTCTGCTGGGCCTGTGGGCCAACTCCGCGACCCTGATCGAAGACACGCTCATCATGCGGCGGATGGCGTGGTGGGGCGACGCCATCTTGCTGGGCGTCTGGGGCGCCACGCTCTCCAGCGCCATCGGGTCAATCCTCGGCGCCCCGCGCGTGCTGCAGGCGCTGGCGCTCGACGGCGTCCTTCCCCAGTCTCTGAAGTGGCTGGGGAAGGGGGCCGGCGAGGAGAACATCCCGCGGGGCGGTACGGTCCTCACGCTGGGGCTCGCCCTGGGCGCCGTCATGATGGGCAACCTCAACGCCATTGCCCCGGTCCTCACGATGTTCTTCCTCACGACGTACGCGGTGCTCAACGTCGCCGCCGGGGTGGAGACCTTCCTAGACAGTCCCTCCTTCCGGCCCGAGTTCAAGGTGCACTGGTCGCTCTCGCTGCTGGGCGCGGCGGGATGTACGGCGGTCATGTTTCTCATCAACTGGTGGGCGACGCTCATTGCCATCGTGTTCGTGTTTGCCGTCTTCGCCTGGCTCCAGCGCCGCAGCCTGCGCGCAACGTGGGGCGACGTGCGGCAGGGCCTCTGGATGAGCCTGACCCGAGCGGGGTTGTTGCACCTCAACGCCGACCCGGACCCGAAGAACTGGCGGCCGCACATCCTCGTGCTCTCGGGCGCGCCCCGGCGGCGCTGGCCCGTTATCGAGCTGGCGAGCGCCCTCACGCACAACCAGGCGCTCATGACGGTGGGCACGGTGCTTCGCCCGAGCGAGGCGTCGGACTTCGAGGCGCAGCGGGAGGCGGAAGCCACCCTCCGTGAGTACCTCGGAAGCCGGGGCGTGCAGAGCCTCGTCCGCACCACGACGGCGGAGGATCCGTTCGCGGGCGGCGAGCGGCTCATTGAGGACTACGGGCTCGGGGTGCTCAAGCCCAACACCATCATGCTCGGGCACACCGAGGACCCGACCCACCACGAGCAGTTCTGCACCCTCATCAAACACTTGTACGCGGCCCGGCGCAACGTCGCGGTCCTCCGCGGGGGCAATCAGGGCTTTGGGAATCGGGAACGGATCGACGTGTGGTGGAGCGGGCTCAAGGGCAATGGCGGCCTCATGAAAATCCTTGCCTACCTGTTGCAGACGAACCTGGAGTGGCAGAACGCACAGGTGCGGGTCAACGTCGTGGCCGACGACGACGAGGAGGCCGAAGAGCAGCGCCAAACGGTTGGCCCCATTCTGGACCAGCTGCGGACGGGCGCTGCGCTCAACGTGATTGAGGCCGACGGGCGCATCTTCGACGAGATCGTGCACGACGCCTCCGCCGACGCCGACATTGTCTTTCTGGGCATGGCGACGCCGGACGAGGAGGGCGATTACGTGACGTACTACACCCGCCTGCACGAACGCACCGCAGGCCTGCCGCCAACCGTGTTCGTGCTGGCCGCCGAAGAAATTTCGTTCCGGGACGTGCTGGCCTGA